DNA from Streptomyces luteogriseus:
GGCCGCCGCGATCGCCGGGCTCGGCTGCTCGATCGAATCCGAGCCGGACGAGGACGGCACGTCCGGGGACACGCACCGCTACCGGGTGCCCGAGTCCGGCGTGAGGATCTTCGTCCGCGCTGACGAGAACGCCGGGGAGCAGACGGGCGAGGTCTGGAGCCTCAGTGTGTCTCCCGCGTGGTGGCGCGCGGCGGCCTGAGCCGTCGAGGCGGGTCGTGCCACCGTTCGCCGTCACCTCGTGTGTACGAGATGACGGCGAACGAGCGCGATACGGCCGATCAGGCCCGATCCGCGGCGCGCAGGGCCCGTGCCAGCCACTCTAGCTCCTCGCTCGCGTCGGGCGACGCATGCTGTCCGCGCACGCGGGCGACGAGCCTGCGGTAACGCTCCGCTCCTGCCTCGATCCCGGCCTCCAGGCTGCGCAGGACGGCGACCCGGTCCGCCTCGCCGAACAGCTCGGACAGCAGGTCGGCCGCCTCCGGCCCGTCGGGGGCGGCCCCGCGCCTTCTGATTTCGGCGACGCTCTGCACGACCTGCCTGGCCCACCAGATGGACGCCCCGGGCGGGGGACCCTGCCCGGGTGCGGGCGTGTTGAGCTCCATCCAGGAGCGCAGCCGGGCGCGGAAGCCGGGGTCCCCCACCAGTTCGGCCAGTTCGATCCAGGCGTCGACCTGGTCGGGTGTGGGATCGTCGGGCAGTTCGATGGTGATGGCGCGTACGCGGTCGCGCAGGCGTGGCTCGGCGTCGAGCCCGCCGAACACCTCCTCCTTGAACTCATCGATGACTTGCTTGCGTTCGGCGGCGGAAAGCCGCGCCAACCGGTTCATCAGTGCCGTCTCCTCAGCAGTGGAACCACGTGTCACCACGGTGGACAGGACGGCCCGGCTCACCTTCAGGGAGCGGATCTGCGCGTCGAGCGCGGTCACGTGCGCGTCGGCGACCTCGGCGACCGTGGTCCGACCGCTCAGCACCCGGCACACCTCGTCGAGCCCGAGGCCCAGCTCCCGGAGGGTTCGCACCAGCTCGACGCGGGCCACGGACCCGGCGTCGTACAACCGGTAGCCGCTCGCGGAGCGGGCCACGGGCGGCACCGCTCCCTCGTCCGACCAGAAGCGCAGGGTACGCACCGAGAGGCCGGTGCGGCGCGCGAGCCGGCCGATGGTGAGCACCTCGGGGCGTTCGTCGTCCATGGCAGAGATCCTGGACCCTCCAGCCGCTGGAAACTCAAGTGCCTCCCGGGCGAGGAGGTGTCGATCTCACGTCGCGGACCGATAAACCGCATTCAACAGATTGTCACTGCTTCGAGGTAAGCGGCTCGTCTTCCCGGCGGATACGGCCTGCCCAATGGATAGCTTCTGCAGGTGGGCGGATCCGTGTGGTTCTTCCCGCTCGTTGTCCAGTCCTCCCTGTCTCCCCGTCGGCGCACCCGTGTGCCGTCGGTCGCCCCGCTGTGCAAGGAGAACCGCCTCCGATGACCGTCGAGAGCATCCCGGAAACCGAGACCAGCCGCGCAGCGCCGCAGCAATCCCTGAGCACGGCCGCCGCCCGCAACCTCGCCACCACCACCAAGTCCGTTCCGCAGATGCAGGAGATCACCTCCCGCTGGCTGCTGCGGATGCTGCCCTGGGTCGAGGCCGAAGGCGGCGCCTACCGGGTCAACCGGCGGCTGCGCCATACCGTCGGCGACGGGTGCATCGAGTTCGTCCAGGAGGGCGCCAGGGTCCGCGTCATCCCCCGGGAACTCGGTGAACTGGCCCTGCTGCGCGGGTTCGAGGACACGGACGTCCTCACCGCCCTCGCCGACCGCTGCACCCAGCGCGACTTCACGGCCGGCGACGTCCTCGCCGAGCGCGGCAGCTCCGCGGACGGGATCCACCTGATCGCCCACGGCCGGCTCAGCCAGACCTCCGAGGGCAAGTACGGCGGAGAGATCGCCCTCGAGGTGCTCGCGGACGGTGACCGCTTCGGTGAGAACGCCCTGCTGGACTCCGACGCCCGCCACGACCGCACGGTCACCGCCGAGACCTCCGGCACCCTCCTCACACTCACCCGCGCCGACTTCGCCGCCGTGCAGGCCTCCTCGCCCGCCCTCCAGGCCCACGTCGAGGCGTACACCTCTCGTGCGCGGCACCGGCAGAACAAGCACGGCGAGGCCGAGATCGCCATGTCGGCAGGCCATGTCGGGGAGGCGGAACTGCCGGGCACCTTCGTCGACTACGAACTGGAGCCGCGCGAGTACGAACTCTCCGTGGCGCAGACCGTTCTGAGGATCCACTCCCGGGTGGCCGACCTCTACAACGGGCCGATGAACCAGACGGAGGAGCAACTCAGGCTCACCATCGAGGCCTTGCGTGAGCGTCAGGAACACGAATTGGTCAACAACCGCGAGTTCGGGCTCCTGCACAACGCCGACTTCAAGCAGCGCATCCAGCCCCACTCCGGCCCGCCCACCCCGGACGACATGGACAATCTGCTCTGCCGCCGCCGCGGCACCAAGATGTTCCTCGCCCACCCCAGGACCATCGCCGCCATCGGGCGTGGCTTCAACGCGTGCGGTCTGTATCCCGACCATGTCGACCTCGGCGGACAGTCCGTCCCCGCCTGGCGCGGGGTGCCCATCCTGCCCTGCAACAAGATCCCGATCAGCAAGGAGCAGACCAGCTCCATCATCGCGATGCGCACCGGCGAGAAGAACCAGGGCGTCATCGGCCTGCGCAAGACCGGACTGCAGGACGAGTACGAACCGGGGCTCGCCGCGCGGTACATGGGCATCAACGAACAGGCGATCATCTCCTACCTCGTCAGCACCTACTACTCCGCCGCGGTGCTCCTGCCCGATGCCCTGGGTGTGCTGGAGAACGTCCAGATCGCCCCCAGGCCCCACTGAAGCCCTCACCCGCGCGGCAGGTCCACCTCCGGTCACCTCCACGCGTAACGGAGTCCCCCCCGCAGCAAGGAGCCGCCGATGCCCGACTCCGGGCCCCTCGGATCGTCACCCCCTGAGCAGCAACCGACGCCGCCCACAGCCGTGCAGGACGCGGCCCGCCGGTGGTGCACCACGTTCCGGTCCCGCCGACGGCCCCGCAGTTCCTCGGCGCACTGCATCCGCCGGTCCCGATCCCCGGCCCCCCACCACCACCGTCCCCCTCCGCCGTACGGGACACGCCTGCCGTTCCCGCGGCCGACTCCGCCCTCCAACGGATCCTGCGCGGACCGACCGGACTGGGCACGACATCGCTCTCCCTGACCCGCGGAGACGCCCCTTCGCTCCCGGACCAGGTGCCGTCGGCTCCCGCCGCGCCCGCCGAGGGGCGAGCCGTCCCCGGCCTCTACCACCACCCGGTCCCGGAGCCCGACCCCGTACGCGTCGAAGAGGTGAGCAGCCGGATCAAGCGGTGGGCGGAGGACGAGGTCCAGCTCTACCCCGAGGAGTGGGAAGGGCAGTTCGACGGCTTCTCCGTCGGCCGCTACATGGTCGGGTGCCACCCCGACGCCCCCACGGTCGACCACCTGATGCTCGCCACACGGCTGATGGTCGCGGAGAACGCGCTGGACGACTGCTACTGCGAGGACCACGGCGGGTCACCCGTCGGTCTCGGCGGGCGCATCCTCCTCGCGCACACCGCGCTCGACCAACTCCACACCACCGCGGAGTACGCGCCGGCCTGGCAGGAGTCGCTCACCTCGGACGCCCCGCGCCGGGCCTACCACAGCGCCATGGACTACTTCGTCCGCGCCGCCACGCCCTCCCAGGCCGACCGCTACCGGCACGACATGGCCCGGCTCCACATGGGCTATCTCGCCGAGGCCGCCTGGGCGGAGACCGATCACGTCCCGGAGGTGTGGGAGTACCTGGCGATGCGCCAGTTCAACAACTTCCGCCCCTGCCCCACGATCACCGACACCGTAGGCGGCTACGAACTGCCCGCGGACCTGCACGCCCAGCCGGACATGCAGCGGGTCATCGCCCTCGCCGGCAATGCCACCACCATCGTCAACGACCTCTACTCGTACACCAAGGAACTCAACAGCCCGGGCCGCCACCTGAACCTGCCGGTGGTGATCGCGGAACGCGAGCAGCTCTCCGAGCGCGACGCCTATCTGAAGGCCGTCGCGGTCCACAACGAACTCATGCACGCCTTCGAGGCGGCCGCCGCCGACCTCGCCGCGTCGTACCCCCTGCCCGCCGTGCTGCGCTTCCTCAGGGGCCTGGCCGCCTGGGTCGACGGCAACCACGACTGGCACCGCACCAACACCTACCGCTACAGCCTGCCCGACTTCTGGTAGAGAACGGATATCTCTGTGACCACTGAAACGACCTCCCCCGTCACCGCGAAGATCCCGGCCCCGGCGACGCCCTACCAGGGGGACATCGCCCGCTACTGGAACAACGAGGCGCGACCGGTCAACCTGCGCCTCGGCGACGTGGACGGGCTCTACCACCACCACTACGGCATCGGTGAAGTGGACCACGCCGCGCTCGGCGACCCGGCACACAGCGAGTACGAGAAGAAGCTCATCGCGGAGCTGCACCGGCTGGAGTCGGCACAGGCAGAGGCCCTCATGGACCACCTCGGCGCCATCGGACCCGAGGACACCCTCGTCGACGCCGGCTGCGGCCGCGGCGGATCCATGGTCATGGCCCACCGTCGCTTCGGCTGCAAGGTCGAGGGTGTGACGTTGTCCGCCACCCAGGCCGACTTCGGCAACCGGCGCGCGCGAGAACTGCGGATCGAGGACCACGTCCGCTCCCGCGTGTGCAACATGCTCGACACGCCCTTCGAGAAGGGCAGCATCACCGCTTCGTGGAACAACGAGTCGACCATGTACGTCGACCTCCACGACCTCTTCGCCGAGCACTCCCGCTTCCTGAAGGTGGGCGGCCGGTACGTGACGATCACCGGCTGCTGGAACCCCCGTTACGGCCAGCCGTCGAAGTGGGTCTCCCAGATCAACGCCCACTTCGAGTGCAACATCCACTCCCGCCGTGAGTATCTGCGCGCCATGGCCGACAACCGGCTCGTGCCGCAGACCATCGTCGACCTCACCCCGGACACCCTGCCCTACTGGGAGCTTCGGGCCACGTCCTCGCTGGTCACCGGGATCGAGGAGGCGTTCATCGAGTCCTACCGGGACGGCTCCTTCCAGTACGTCCTGATCGCCGCCGACCGCGTGTAGGCCCGGCCTCGCGGGGCCGGGACCGCACCGAGGGCCCCGGCCCGCGACCCGGGCATGCCGAACGACCCTGCGGAAAAGGCTTTGAGCGAGGAGACGGCCCACTGCTACTTTCGCGGTGGACCGTGACATCGTCGTAGGGAGGTGAGCCCCGTGAACACAGTTACCCGTGGGTGCTCCCTCAACCCGTCACGGTCCGGCGGCTGACGTTCGGTGTCGCCAGGAGCGCCTGAGATCGAGGCACTCCTGGAGGGAGACTCCGATGAACACAAAGCCCTTCACTTCCGGCCTGGGCGAGAACGCGGTGGTGATCACGCGTGTCGCGGACAGGCAATGGCACGCACTGGATGACGACCTGGTGGTCGGCCGCGGGCATGCGGAACACCGGCCCGACGGACGCTTGTTCGTCAGCATCGACGCCTGGCACGACACCGCCTTCGACCTGCTCGCCGAGGCGATGTCGGCGGAACTCCCGGCACCGCTGTACACGGTGGTCGACGAAGCCGACGTCGAGCTGACGACCGGCTGGAAGCGGGCCGGTTTCACGATCCGGCGCCGCGAGTGGGAGTACGTCGTGCCGACCGACCCGAGCGTCACCGGGCTCGACGACGTCCTGCCGCCTCCGGGCGTGACGATCGTGCCCGCCGGCCAGGCGGACGAGAGTCGGCTGCGGGCGGTGGACCGCGCGATCCGTGACGAAGTCGAGGCGACCGTCGGGTGGCAGTCGATGCCCGCGGAGGTGGTTCCCCGCGCTCAAGGCGACACCGTCGTCGACCCGTCGAAGTACGCGGTGGCCGCGGGACCCGACCGCTACCTGGGTCTGATCCGGGTGGTGAGGGTGAAACGTCCGCGCATCGGACTGGTCGCGGTCCGGGCCGGCGAGCAGCGCCGCGGCATCGCGCGGGCGCTGCTGGCCCACGCGCTGGGGACGCTGCACCGCTCCGGGGCCACCGCGGCCTGGGCCGAGGTCAACGAGTCCAACCGAGCGGCCTCGGCGCTGTTCGAGGGCATCGGCGGCGCCCGGCCGATGAGCAGCAACCTGGAGCTGGTGCGATGACGCGGAACAAGAACGTCATCGAAGTCGAGGGCAAGGTCGTCGAGTGCCTGCGCAGCGCCATGTTCACCGTGGAGCTCGAGAACGGCCACCAGGTGCTCGCGCACATCAGCGGGAAGATCCGCAAGAACTACATCAAGATCATGCTGGAGGACCGGGTGCTGGTGGAGCTCCCGCCGTACGACCTGACGCGCGGCCGGATCGTGTTCCGATACCGGAACTAGCGGCGGTCGGCACCTTCCGAGGTGGCTGATGCAGGGACCCCGGTCACGGCGATTTCGTGAGCGGGGCCCCGACGATGGCGCACAGGGCCGCGCCCAGGGCGTTGTCCCGCCGTATCACAGCTTCTGGCGGCCCGCCGGAGCGCCGCCGGGGTCGTCGGCGAGCATGACGTCCGCCGTGATGCGTTTGCCGACCGGCTCACGGTGGATGGCGAAGCTGACGCAGATGGCGGCGACGATCTCCAGGCCGTGCTGGCCGATCCGGCTGGGGTCGGGAGCAAGGATCGCCGGCAGGGTGGTGCTGCTGTCCCAGACACTGATCCGCGCGGCCCCGTCGGCGATCTCGAGTGTGAGCAGGCAGGGGCCCGGGGCGTACTTGCGGGCGTTGGTGACCAGCTCGCTGACCACCAGCTGCACCATGCCCATGGCCCGGCCGGAGACCGGAAGTCCGTGTACCGCCTGCACACGCGTCAGGAAGGAGCGGGCCAGGTCCCGGGCTTCAGCGATCCCCGTGTCGTCCTCGAAGGCAGCGGACACGGATATGGCACGGGTGGCCAGCGGATGCCCGCCGTCACCTTCCTCTTGCTCGTCCATGCAGTTCGCCGTGTCCCTCGATCCTTTGTCCAGCACGGGCAGCGCATACCCACAAAGCGCCGGGCAATGCCGGTCACCGTCCGTGTGCGACATCACTGCCGGCGCCTGGGTCAGAGGTCGGAGTGGAGGGCCTGTTCGGTGGTGGGGTGGCAGGTGATGACCGTATCGATGCCGACCAGCTGCAGGACGCGCAGCACCGACGGCTGGGCGCCGGCGATGCGTACCCATCCCTCTGCGCTGCTGACCCGTCGGTGGGTGGCGACGAAGACGTTGATGCCGCTGGAGTCCATGAAGGTGACATCGGTGAGGTCGGCGACTATCCGCGGCGGCACAGCCCCGCTCTCGGTGAGCAGGGCTGCGCTGAGCACGTCCTGGACGTCGTGGTCGATCTCGCCCCGTAGTGTCACGACACGGATGCCCTCGACGTCGCGCTGCTCGGCATGGAGGCGTCCGTGCCGGTCCGTTCTTTCCCTGTGGGCCACTTTTTCCTCGACTGCGATCTAGGTGCCCCAGGACGGGACGCGTCCGGGTGATCCTTCCCCGTGCCCCCGGCCGCATGCACCCACGTGACGGTCGTGACCTCGACGGGGGCATGTTCGGCGGGACTCGGGGTACCGGCTGGCGAACGGGGAAGGCGGGGCCAGTGGAATCTGAGACCGACGGTGGCGGGTGTACGACGCTGGAGGAGCATCTGATACGGGTGGGTTTCGCTCTGGGGGGCGACGACGGCTGCATCGCGGACGCCCGCCAACGCGCCATCGCCTTCCTGGAACAGGCCTGCGAGGACTACGGCTTGACGGTACCTGTCCGCGCGAAGCACCTCACCCAGCTGGTGGTCAGCGAACTGGTCACCAACGCCTACAAGTACGCCCCCGGGCCCGTCCTGGTGGAACTGGGCCTGACCACGCGGGCGGTGGAAGTCGTCGTGTGGGACAGCGATCCCAAGGTCCCGGCGCCCCGGACGGCTGATCCCGGCCGGATCGGTGGCCATGGCCTGGAGATCGTCAAGGCGGTGACCGATGCCCTGTCCGTCCACCGGGAGACGGTCGGCAAGCGCATCGCAGCCCGCATCTCCCTGCATGGTGCGTCCAAGGCACCATCAGGGTGACTGCGAAGGCGGAGGCGGGGCATACGGGCTTCACCCCCAACGAGAGGAGCTCGTTTCATGCTCGGCATAGTCGCGGCGGTGTTGTTCTTCTTCGCGTTCCTGATCAACGCGGCAGAGATCAGCACCAACGACGTGTTCTCTTCGACGAACGTCATGCTGCTGGGACTGTTGTGCCTCGCTCTCCAGGTGGCCGGAGTCGGCGGCGGCTGGGCCCGCAGACGATGACCTCCCGCTCTGCAGATCCGGTGGCATGCGTTCCACGGATCTGCAGAGCACACGCGGGAAACCGATCCCTCCGTCCCCGAGGAGATCGCCGCACGCTCGGGAACAGGGGCTCGCGCGCCTTGATTCCGAGGCGCAGAGCTGAGGCCGTACGAGGACGGGCGCCAGCGGTGTCAGGGGCCGACGTGCCAAAGGGCGGTGTGATGCCGCGGCGTGACGTGGGCGGCTGAGGGTCAGTCCGGACAGCCCGCGTCGTCGATGACGTAGTGACCGGGCGCCGTCTGCCTGAGGGTGTGACCGGTGAAGGTGTTCCACAGCCCCATGGCCTGGCCCGAACCCTTGGCGTAGGCGTGACCGCCGCTCCGGTAGGCGCGGCCGGCGGCTGTGTGCTCGTAGTTGTCGGCCGTGTGACACGTGGGCGTGAAGCCGGTGGCTGTGGCCGCCACGGCGGGGGAGGCGCTGCCCGTCTCACCGGCGGTGTCCACGGCGGTCGCCGTACAGCGGTATGTCGTGCCGGCGGCCAGGCCGGTGTCGGTGTAGGAAACCGACGTCGTACGGCCCACCTGTGTGCCGTCGCGACGGACGGCGTACGAGGCCGCGCCTGCGACCGCCTGCCAGCTCGAGGAGACCGTGGTGTCGGTGGTACCCGTGACCGTCAGCCCGGTGGGCGCGGGCAGGGAGCCCGTGTCCTCGTCGCCGTCGAGCCCCCAGAAGCGGGCGGTGTGGTAGCTGGAGCAGATGGAGTCGAGGTAGTAGGTTCCGGCGCTGCCGCACTGTTCGGCGCCGCTGCCCGGGTCGACGGCCAGTCCGTGCCCCATGCCGGAGACGGTGTAGACCTCGACGGCGGAGCGGCCGGAGGCATCGTCGTACACGCTCAGCGTGGTGCCCCCGCCGAGGCTCTCCGTACGGGACGGCGTCTGGCCGATGCCCCACACGTTCGTCCACTGGTCGCGCAGCTCCGTGGCGTTGGCCGGCCGCACGGTGGTGTCGGCGGTGCCCTGCCAGATCGCCACGCGCGGCCAGGAGTGCGTGCCGGCCGGAGCGGCCGAACGCACCGACTCCCCCCACTGGGCGGGGCTCTTGTCCGGCGGGCTGTACATGCAGGTGTACGCCGTGGACACACTGCTCGCGCAGTGGGCGGGCAGTCCGGAGCCGATCGCCCCGCCCGCGAAGACGTCGGGGTAGGCGGCCAGCATGTTCGCCGTCATGGCGCCGCCGGCGGACAGGCCGGTGATGTAGACGCGCCGGGTGTCGCCGCCGTACAGCGCGACGGCCTTGTCCACCATCTGCTTGATCGACAGCGCCTCACCCCGGCCGCGTCCGCTGTCGCCCGGCTGGAACCAGTTGAAGCAGGAGTTGGCGTTGTTGGCGCTGCTGGTCTGGGGCAGGACCAGCGCGAAACCGTAGGCGTCGGCGAACTTGGGCCAGCCGGAGTGCGCGTAGTAGTCGTTCGCACTCTGCGTGCAGCCATGCAGGGCGACGACCAAGGGGGCCCCGGCGGGCAGAGCGTCCGGCGCGTAGGTGTACATCGACAGGTTGCCGGGGTTGGTGCCGAACCCGGTGACCTGGGTCAGACCCGCGGCGGATGCCTGGGGGCCGGCAGCGAGCAGCCCGCCGGTCAGGGCGAGAGCCCCGGCGGCGGTTGCCCATCGGCGCAGGCCTCTGACGAGGGCCCGGGCCCGTGAGAAACGGAACGCAGGATGCGACTGTCCCATGACGACTGCCTCCTGATGTGGGGGGAGCTCGCCGGTACCGGGGGAGCGGCGACGAGCGTGTGGCGTGCATCATCGGTGTGCGCGTCCCGACGGCGGCATGGGTGGGACAGCCACGCGTGAAGAGAACCTGTGTGACGGCGGTACATTTCCCGGCTCGTGCACGGCCGTGTATGGCAGCAGTCGACAGAGGGGGCAGGAGCTCCCGGACCCGCCCCCGCCCACGGTGGTAGGGCCGATCCGCTCAGCGTCCGGTGGTGCCGACAGCTACGCAGCGGCCCCGGATGGTGTTGGGCGGCCCCATATGTGGCAGCCGAACGGCGCCATAGCCTCCCGCGCATCCCTGTACCCGACCGCGGAGGCTCACCCATGCGGCTCACATCCCGCCCCCCGGCCCGCTCCTGGCTCCGCGGCGGTTCGGCGGGCCTGGCCCTGGCCGCCCTCACCTGCACGCTCACCGCCTCGCCTGCCGAACCCGCCGAGCCTGCCGAACCCGCCCCACCCGCCGCGGCGGCACCGGCCGGCCCGGGCGGCATCCACTGCATGCACCCCACCCGGGTGCGCGTACCGGGCGCCGAGCATCAACGCGTAGCCTGCCTCGACGAGTTGACCACTGCGGGCACCGTCGCATCGGGTCACACCGACCCGGCCGACTGGGCGGGCCTGACGCCCAGGGATCTGGCCGTGCCCAGCGGAATACCCGGCCTCCAGATCGACGGCTACTTCCCGGACACGTCCACCACCAACACCAACAACGGCTGGAACCACGACGCCCAGTTCGTCATCCGTCTGCCCGACCGGTGGAACGGCGGTCTGGTGGTCGCCGGCACCCCCGGCAACCGGGAGCAGTACGCCAACGACCGCGCCATCGCCGACTGGGTGCTCTCCCGCGGCTACGCCTACGCCGCCACCGACAAGGGCAACACCGGCCTGGCCTTCTACCGGGACGGCAAGGAGCCGGGCGACGCCATCGCCGAATGGAACGACCGGCTCACCCAGCTGACCCGGGCCGCCCGCGCCACGGTCGCCCGCCACTACCGCCGCCCGCCGTCACGCACACTGGCGACCGGCATGTCCAACGGCGGGTACCTCGTGCGCTGGCAGTTGGAGAACCATCCCGGCCTCTACGACGGGGGAGTCGACTGGGAGGGCACCCTGTGGCGCTCCGACGGGCCCACCCTGCTGGACTTCCTTCCCCAGGCGCTGCGCAACCACCCCGTGTTCGCCACCGGTGGTGAGGGAGCCGACGCGGCACGCAGAGCTCTGCACACCGCCGGCTTCCCGGCAGGGTCCGAGTTCCTCTGGCCGTACCACCACAGGGTGTACTGGGACCTGACCCAGCGCATCTACCGCGAGGAGCTGGATCCCGGTTTCGACGGCCCGGCCGAGGCGGGCACGCCCTTCTGCGCGCCGGGCACCCCGGCCTGTGACGCCGACTACGACTACGCGGCCCGGCCCCGCGAGGTCCGCAAGGCCATGGAGAAGATCGCTCTGACCGGCCGGATCGGCAAACCGCTGATCACCCTGCACGGCACCCTGGACGTCCTGCTGCCGATCACCCAGGACTCCGACGTCTACGCCCGCATGGTGCGCCAGGCCGGCCGCGACCGGCTGCACCGCTACTACCGCATCGAGGGCGGCACCCACACGGACGCCCTCGTCGACACCCACCCGCACCGCCTGCGTCCGCTCACGCCATGCCATCGCACGGCCTTCACGGCCCTGGAGAACTGGCTCATGCACGGACACCGCCCGCCGGCCTCCCACACCGTCCCGATGCCCGGACAAGCAGACGCCGCGACACTCCTGAACGCCTGTCCCCTGGACGCCCGCGGCGACGCGGCTCCTCCGTTCACGCCCTGAACGGCCGTTCGCGACCGCGGGCGGCGGCGCGTGTCAGGCCGGGGTAACGAATCGGCCTGGTTCTCGCTGCCGGGCGCGGTCCGCCACACATTTTGTGTTGAACAAGATGTTGGTCCGCAATCGCTTGCTGTGGAACTGGCGCTGTCTACCCAGATTGTTCGGAACCACCGCCACCCCGGGCGCATGGTCACACACCCTCGACACAACGTCCGTATGAGCGTCCGGCGTGTGATGAAGAAGCGCGCTGGGAGCGTGGCCGGTTCGTGCGCAACTGACCTGCTGAAACGGCGTGGGTTGGCGTGAAGCTCTTGATCTGAGCACATCAATGAGTCAGGTTCGAGGCGGACCGAACGCGGTTCCGGTCCGAACCCCCACACCCCCCACGAAAAGTGACGAGGAGAACCCTCACATGTCAGCTCGCGCATTCACACGCAGAATGCAGGTCCTCACCGCCACGGCCGTCGTCGCAACCCTGACGACCTTCGGGACGGCCCACGCACAGATCGCTCCCGAACCCGCTCCCGCCGAGGGAACCGTGTACGGCCTCGGCGCGAAGGGAGCCGTACCCGGCAGCTTCATCGTCACGCTGGACGACAAGGTGAACAAGCCCTCGCTCGCCAAGGAATACGGCGGCAAGCTCCAGCGGACCTACACCGCTGCCCTCGACGGCTTCTCCGTCGGCGGCCTCTCGCCCGCCGAGGCCAGGCGTCTCGCCGCCGACCCGTCGGTCGCCAAGGTGGTGCAGGTCAAGAAGTTCAGCATCAACGCCACCCAGGACAACCCGCCCTCCTGGGGCCTCGACCGCCTGGACCAGGCGGACACCGCCGGCGACAGCAAGTACGCCTACCCCGACAGCGCGGGCGAGGGCGTGACCGCGTACGTCATCGACACCGGCGTGCGCACCTCGCACAAGGACTTCCAGGGACGGGCCGCTTCCGGCTTCGACGCCGTGGACAACGACAACGACGCCAATGACGGCAACGGGCACGGCACCCATGTCGCCGGCACGATCGCGGGCACATCCCACGGTGTCGCGAAGAAGGCGAAGATCGTCGCCGTCCGAGTGCTCGACGACAACGGCTCCGGAACCACCGAACAGGTCGTCGCCGGCATCGACTGGGTCACCAAGAACCATCAGGGCCCGTCCGTCGCGAACATGAGTCTGGGAGGTGGCGCCGACGAGGCCCTCGACGAAGCCGTGGGCAAGGCCATCGCGGCCGGCGTCACCTTCGCCGTCGCCGCGGGCAACGAATCCTCCGACGCCGGTCAGGGCTCCCCGGCCCGCGTGAAGGAAGCCGTCACCGTCGCGTCCTCGACCAAGGACGACAAGCAGTCGGACTTCTCCAACTACGGCTCGGTCGTGGACGTGTACGCCCCCGGCTCCGACATCACCTCCGCGTGGAACGACAGCGACGAGGGCACCAAGACCATATCGGGCACGTCCATGGCGACGCCGCACGTCGTCGGCGCCGCGGCCGTCTACCTGGCGGGCCACAAGGACGCCACGCCGGAGCAGGTCGCCAAGGCGCTCACCGACGGCGCCACACCCGACAAGATCTCCAACCCCGCCCAGGGAACCGCGAACAAACTGCTGAAGATCGTCGAGTAGCCGCCCCCGACCCACGCTCGCCGTGCCGTCCTGACGAGGCACGGCGAGCGCCGTCGGCACCGTGCGCCGGGGCCGCCTTGTCACGGCACCCCGTCGCCCCGCCGCTGTTCCTGGCGCAGCACCTCGTCGAGGTCGGCGAGCCGGTCCAGGCCCTGCACCGCCCGCCGCATCCGGGCGTTGCCGGACAGGCGGTGCCGGTGCCG
Protein-coding regions in this window:
- a CDS encoding extracellular catalytic domain type 1 short-chain-length polyhydroxyalkanoate depolymerase; translation: MGQSHPAFRFSRARALVRGLRRWATAAGALALTGGLLAAGPQASAAGLTQVTGFGTNPGNLSMYTYAPDALPAGAPLVVALHGCTQSANDYYAHSGWPKFADAYGFALVLPQTSSANNANSCFNWFQPGDSGRGRGEALSIKQMVDKAVALYGGDTRRVYITGLSAGGAMTANMLAAYPDVFAGGAIGSGLPAHCASSVSTAYTCMYSPPDKSPAQWGESVRSAAPAGTHSWPRVAIWQGTADTTVRPANATELRDQWTNVWGIGQTPSRTESLGGGTTLSVYDDASGRSAVEVYTVSGMGHGLAVDPGSGAEQCGSAGTYYLDSICSSYHTARFWGLDGDEDTGSLPAPTGLTVTGTTDTTVSSSWQAVAGAASYAVRRDGTQVGRTTSVSYTDTGLAAGTTYRCTATAVDTAGETGSASPAVAATATGFTPTCHTADNYEHTAAGRAYRSGGHAYAKGSGQAMGLWNTFTGHTLRQTAPGHYVIDDAGCPD
- a CDS encoding tannase/feruloyl esterase family alpha/beta hydrolase, whose amino-acid sequence is MRLTSRPPARSWLRGGSAGLALAALTCTLTASPAEPAEPAEPAPPAAAAPAGPGGIHCMHPTRVRVPGAEHQRVACLDELTTAGTVASGHTDPADWAGLTPRDLAVPSGIPGLQIDGYFPDTSTTNTNNGWNHDAQFVIRLPDRWNGGLVVAGTPGNREQYANDRAIADWVLSRGYAYAATDKGNTGLAFYRDGKEPGDAIAEWNDRLTQLTRAARATVARHYRRPPSRTLATGMSNGGYLVRWQLENHPGLYDGGVDWEGTLWRSDGPTLLDFLPQALRNHPVFATGGEGADAARRALHTAGFPAGSEFLWPYHHRVYWDLTQRIYREELDPGFDGPAEAGTPFCAPGTPACDADYDYAARPREVRKAMEKIALTGRIGKPLITLHGTLDVLLPITQDSDVYARMVRQAGRDRLHRYYRIEGGTHTDALVDTHPHRLRPLTPCHRTAFTALENWLMHGHRPPASHTVPMPGQADAATLLNACPLDARGDAAPPFTP
- a CDS encoding S8 family peptidase; this translates as MSARAFTRRMQVLTATAVVATLTTFGTAHAQIAPEPAPAEGTVYGLGAKGAVPGSFIVTLDDKVNKPSLAKEYGGKLQRTYTAALDGFSVGGLSPAEARRLAADPSVAKVVQVKKFSINATQDNPPSWGLDRLDQADTAGDSKYAYPDSAGEGVTAYVIDTGVRTSHKDFQGRAASGFDAVDNDNDANDGNGHGTHVAGTIAGTSHGVAKKAKIVAVRVLDDNGSGTTEQVVAGIDWVTKNHQGPSVANMSLGGGADEALDEAVGKAIAAGVTFAVAAGNESSDAGQGSPARVKEAVTVASSTKDDKQSDFSNYGSVVDVYAPGSDITSAWNDSDEGTKTISGTSMATPHVVGAAAVYLAGHKDATPEQVAKALTDGATPDKISNPAQGTANKLLKIVE